One Helicobacter cetorum MIT 00-7128 DNA window includes the following coding sequences:
- a CDS encoding TrbG/VirB9 family P-type conjugative transfer protein, with amino-acid sequence MRTFLLSLMLVFSLIKADELIEESNQKTPNLNHPMQDLNAIQNSFFDKNRSKMSNTLNIDYFQGQTYKIRLRYAMATLLYFKKPIKDFVLGDKVGFNAKILESNERILLIKPLQIGVDSNISVIDDEGKIFSFYVFSTTFTSSKHPNLQVYIEDKNYYSNAFIKKENTLEKPPKEVKEKEEDTLIIGDSTNSMKIIKKDIKKGYVALKSSQRKWYCLWLCSKKSNLSLMPKEIFNDKHFTYFKFDKKLASSKFPVIYKVVDGYDNPVNTRIVGDYIIAEDVSTQWTLRQGKDYLCIRFKAQK; translated from the coding sequence ATGCGGACTTTCTTATTAAGCTTAATGTTAGTTTTTAGCCTAATAAAAGCTGATGAGTTGATAGAAGAATCTAATCAAAAAACCCCAAATTTAAACCACCCCATGCAGGATTTAAACGCCATTCAAAACAGCTTTTTTGATAAAAACCGCTCCAAAATGTCTAACACTTTGAATATTGATTATTTTCAAGGGCAAACTTATAAAATCCGTCTGCGTTACGCAATGGCGACTTTATTGTATTTCAAAAAGCCCATTAAAGATTTTGTGCTAGGAGATAAGGTGGGCTTTAATGCAAAAATCTTAGAAAGTAACGAGCGAATTTTGTTGATTAAGCCTTTACAAATTGGTGTGGATTCTAATATCAGCGTGATTGATGATGAAGGCAAGATTTTTTCTTTCTATGTGTTTTCTACCACCTTTACTAGCTCCAAGCACCCTAATTTACAAGTCTATATAGAAGATAAGAATTATTATTCTAATGCTTTTATCAAGAAAGAAAATACCCTTGAAAAACCCCCTAAAGAAGTCAAAGAAAAAGAAGAAGACACACTAATTATTGGCGATAGCACTAATTCTATGAAAATCATTAAAAAAGATATTAAAAAAGGCTATGTAGCCTTAAAAAGCTCTCAAAGAAAATGGTATTGCTTGTGGCTATGCTCTAAAAAATCTAATCTCTCTTTAATGCCTAAAGAAATTTTTAATGATAAACACTTCACTTATTTTAAATTTGATAAAAAATTAGCGTCTTCTAAATTCCCAGTTATTTATAAAGTCGTTGATGGCTATGATAACCCAGTCAATACAAGAATTGTAGGCGATTACATTATCGCTGAAGATGTTTCAACTCAATGGACTTTAAGACAAGGGAAGGATTATTTGTGTATCCGCTTTAAGGCTCAAAAATGA
- a CDS encoding DUF7488 domain-containing protein: MIYRILIALCVNVILLGAYDFKHCQAFYKQASLKSGGVALKVLPKGVYLYYSKTYPKHAKVLKSDPFIGLYLLQGEPSKFAYEMRALDKMALERVMVGISYYGAKSGDLVALQQDYTNYARFSQPTEPNGVISNICYQMLGLTIGGTSFIQTRYIKRFLNQKKPYYGDIGVRLKENKGLIVGQFDPFFTHNPFKKGDEIISINKHAIKTHAQFAWIVSNLKYHSLARVVIRRNKRIKEVVVRVNRRYGGFLLKDTFLERYHIKLDKDFIVVALGKNLPKGLNLLRIGDKILWVNRHKIALNDKALREALSSEKIELLVSRNRFEFYLKIR; this comes from the coding sequence ATTATCTATAGAATTTTAATCGCTCTTTGTGTTAATGTAATTTTACTTGGGGCGTATGATTTTAAACATTGTCAAGCCTTTTATAAACAAGCTAGTCTAAAAAGTGGGGGCGTAGCTTTAAAAGTTTTACCTAAAGGCGTATATTTATATTATTCTAAAACTTATCCAAAACATGCCAAAGTGCTAAAAAGCGACCCTTTTATTGGGTTGTATTTATTACAAGGTGAGCCAAGCAAGTTTGCTTATGAAATGAGAGCCTTGGATAAAATGGCGCTAGAAAGGGTTATGGTAGGCATATCTTATTATGGGGCAAAATCGGGAGATTTAGTTGCCTTACAACAAGATTATACTAACTATGCTAGATTTTCTCAGCCTACTGAACCAAATGGAGTGATTAGCAATATTTGTTATCAAATGTTAGGGCTAACTATAGGGGGAACTTCCTTTATCCAAACACGCTATATCAAGCGTTTTTTAAACCAAAAAAAGCCCTATTATGGGGATATTGGAGTGCGCTTAAAAGAAAATAAAGGATTGATTGTGGGGCAGTTTGACCCCTTTTTTACTCATAATCCTTTCAAAAAGGGCGATGAAATCATCAGTATCAATAAGCATGCTATAAAAACCCATGCGCAATTTGCATGGATAGTAAGCAATCTTAAATACCATAGTCTTGCAAGAGTAGTAATCAGGCGCAATAAGCGTATTAAAGAAGTTGTTGTAAGAGTTAATAGGCGTTATGGGGGATTTTTGCTTAAAGATACTTTTTTGGAGCGCTATCATATCAAACTAGATAAAGATTTTATTGTTGTAGCACTAGGGAAGAATTTACCAAAAGGTTTGAATTTGCTAAGAATTGGCGATAAAATCTTATGGGTTAATCGCCATAAAATAGCCTTAAATGATAAAGCCTTGAGAGAGGCGCTAAGTAGTGAAAAAATTGAACTTTTAGTTTCTCGTAATCGTTTTGAGTTCTATCTAAAAATCCGCTAA
- the panD gene encoding aspartate 1-decarboxylase has translation MTFEMLYSKIHRARITDANLNYVGSITIDENLAKLAKLKEGMKVEIVNVNNGERFSTYVILGKKKSEICVNGAAARKVAIGDVIIIIAYASMNEDEANTYKPSIVLVNENNEIQTKE, from the coding sequence ATGACTTTTGAAATGCTTTATAGCAAAATTCATAGAGCTAGAATCACTGATGCCAATCTCAATTATGTAGGCTCAATTACTATAGATGAGAACTTAGCAAAGCTTGCCAAACTTAAAGAGGGCATGAAAGTAGAAATTGTAAATGTCAATAACGGCGAACGCTTTAGCACTTATGTGATTTTAGGGAAAAAGAAAAGCGAAATTTGTGTCAATGGGGCGGCAGCTAGAAAGGTTGCTATTGGCGATGTGATTATTATTATAGCCTATGCAAGCATGAACGAAGATGAGGCAAATACATATAAACCTAGCATTGTCTTGGTGAATGAAAACAACGAAATTCAAACAAAAGAGTGA
- a CDS encoding NADH-ubiquinone oxidoreductase produces the protein MQPNAYEVVLSWFITPLTAILGQFADFFLYSLHAQLVFNSLVSLAFMVFAYERLKEQNLFSKQTILETLFFVGFFALFNYALNHIDTFYILFKKIIFALPDLLTNSLAQSLENQMQDTLVLRLDFLFNYAFSALTFIWDLAHKEWSLWLILGILQALFLSVMFALIILVWLEVHVWCSLGVLFLAFGFFKAWRGVLWICFKKCLALGFYKPLILLVGFLNAYIMQVLMNAQMHAREDLALLLLVALFCCLGLIISVPFFINAFFKTHNSIRESVQLITTLSTNLSQAVSSSFNQVLMQSTHSQNSQNTSKERESSTHSPTFRVETTTIMPKIVDFKQKKVKKDTIEPEV, from the coding sequence ATGCAACCAAATGCCTATGAAGTGGTTCTTTCTTGGTTTATCACACCACTTACAGCGATTTTGGGACAATTTGCAGATTTTTTCTTATATAGTTTGCATGCGCAATTAGTTTTTAATTCTCTTGTATCTTTAGCGTTTATGGTATTTGCTTATGAGCGCTTGAAAGAGCAGAATTTGTTTAGCAAACAAACCATCTTAGAGACATTGTTTTTTGTAGGGTTTTTTGCCTTATTTAATTATGCGCTTAATCATATAGATACTTTTTATATATTGTTTAAAAAGATAATTTTTGCTTTGCCGGATTTATTAACTAACTCATTGGCTCAAAGCTTAGAAAATCAAATGCAAGACACGCTTGTATTGCGTTTGGATTTTTTATTCAACTATGCTTTTTCTGCGCTTACTTTTATATGGGATTTAGCTCATAAAGAATGGTCATTATGGCTTATTTTGGGTATTTTGCAAGCTCTTTTTTTAAGCGTGATGTTTGCTTTAATTATATTGGTGTGGCTAGAAGTGCATGTGTGGTGCTCTTTAGGGGTGCTATTTTTAGCCTTTGGGTTTTTTAAAGCATGGCGTGGTGTGCTATGGATATGTTTTAAAAAATGTCTAGCGTTAGGATTTTATAAACCTTTAATTCTTTTAGTAGGTTTTTTAAACGCTTATATTATGCAAGTTTTAATGAATGCTCAAATGCATGCAAGAGAGGATTTAGCGCTTTTATTATTGGTGGCACTCTTTTGTTGTTTGGGTTTAATTATAAGTGTGCCCTTTTTTATCAATGCGTTTTTTAAAACCCATAATAGTATTAGAGAGAGCGTTCAATTGATTACTACTTTAAGCACCAATCTTAGCCAAGCTGTTTCAAGCTCTTTTAATCAAGTTTTAATGCAATCTACACATAGCCAAAATTCTCAAAATACCTCTAAAGAAAGAGAGAGTTCTACGCATTCTCCCACTTTTAGGGTAGAAACGACCACTATAATGCCAAAAATTGTAGATTTCAAGCAAAAGAAAGTTAAAAAGGATACAATAGAGCCAGAAGTTTAA
- a CDS encoding YbaB/EbfC family nucleoid-associated protein, translating into MDLSQFGGLLDGVRKEFSQLEEKNKDTIYTSKSGGGMVSVSFNGVGELVDLQIDDSLLEDKEAMQIYLMSALNEGYKSVEESKKSMAFDMLGNLSKL; encoded by the coding sequence ATTGATTTGAGTCAATTTGGTGGTCTGTTAGATGGCGTTAGAAAAGAATTTAGCCAATTAGAAGAAAAAAATAAAGACACGATTTATACTTCAAAAAGTGGGGGTGGAATGGTGAGTGTAAGCTTTAATGGTGTGGGCGAATTGGTAGATTTGCAAATTGATGATAGTTTGCTAGAAGATAAAGAGGCTATGCAAATTTATTTGATGAGTGCTTTAAATGAGGGGTATAAAAGCGTAGAAGAGAGTAAAAAGAGCATGGCATTTGATATGCTAGGGAATCTTTCTAAGCTTTGA
- a CDS encoding type IV secretion system protein, whose protein sequence is MKEKPFNSEQLAYLEEILNSQEKHLESKLSSFCVNDLDIQSVFRLERNRLKIAYRLLGLMSVIALILAIVLISLLPLQKTEHHFVDFLNQDKHYAIIQRADKSISHNEALARSLIGAYVLNRESINRIDDKSRYELVRLQSSAKVWQRFEDLIKTKNSIYAQSHLEREVHIINIAIYHQDNNPIASVSIVAKLMNENKLVYEKRFKIVLSYMFDTPDFDYTSMPKNPTGFKITRYSITEITPTNRND, encoded by the coding sequence ATGAAAGAAAAGCCTTTTAATAGCGAGCAATTAGCCTATTTAGAAGAGATTTTAAACTCTCAAGAAAAGCATTTAGAAAGCAAACTTTCTAGTTTTTGTGTGAATGATTTAGACATACAGAGCGTGTTTAGGCTAGAGAGAAATCGCCTAAAAATCGCTTACAGACTCTTAGGTTTAATGAGTGTTATCGCTCTTATTTTAGCTATTGTATTAATTAGCCTTTTACCCTTACAAAAAACCGAACACCATTTTGTGGACTTTTTAAATCAAGACAAGCACTACGCTATTATTCAAAGAGCGGATAAAAGCATTTCACATAATGAAGCCTTAGCTCGCTCTCTTATAGGGGCGTATGTGCTAAATAGAGAGAGCATTAATCGTATTGATGATAAGTCTCGCTATGAATTAGTGCGATTACAAAGTAGTGCTAAAGTGTGGCAACGCTTTGAAGATTTGATTAAAACAAAAAACAGCATTTACGCACAGAGCCATTTAGAAAGGGAAGTCCATATTATAAACATTGCGATTTATCATCAAGATAATAACCCCATTGCTAGCGTGTCTATTGTGGCAAAACTGATGAATGAAAATAAGCTCGTGTATGAAAAGCGTTTTAAAATCGTGCTAAGTTATATGTTTGACACCCCTGATTTTGATTACACTTCTATGCCTAAAAACCCTACCGGTTTTAAAATCACTCGTTATAGCATTACAGAAATCACGCCTACAAACAGGAATGATTAA
- a CDS encoding DNA type IV secretion system protein ComB10 produces MNKWLKGVLIFLGGFVVIMATSLIYHKKPKAPLNNQPNLLSDDEVKYPLQDYIFAQNSNQNNENNSKDATIKALQQQLEVALKTLNSQKISPPKQEIPKDFTKPPTKTNYSKKDLSLEQLDLLATRITPFEESPKNYEENLIFPTDSSKGIDSFTNLKEKDITTNENRLLRTITADKMIPAFLITPISSQIAGKVIAQVESDIFANMGKAVLIPKGSKVIGYYNNNNKMGEYRLDIVWTRIITPHGINIMLTNAKGADIKGYNGLVGELIERNFQRYGMPLLLSTLTNGLLIGLTSALNNKGNKEDTTNFFGDYLLMQMIRQSGTGINQVINQILRDKSKIAPIVVIREGSRVFISPNTDIFFPMPKSNEVIAEFLE; encoded by the coding sequence ATGAATAAATGGCTTAAAGGGGTGCTTATTTTTTTAGGGGGTTTTGTAGTGATTATGGCTACTTCTTTAATCTATCATAAAAAGCCAAAAGCCCCCTTAAATAATCAGCCAAATCTTTTAAGTGATGATGAGGTGAAATACCCCCTACAAGACTATATTTTCGCTCAAAATTCAAACCAAAACAATGAGAATAACTCCAAAGACGCTACCATAAAAGCCTTACAACAACAATTAGAAGTCGCTCTAAAAACTTTAAACTCTCAAAAAATCAGCCCCCCTAAACAAGAAATCCCAAAAGATTTCACAAAGCCTCCTACAAAGACAAATTACTCTAAAAAAGACCTTTCTTTAGAGCAATTAGATTTATTAGCCACTCGTATAACCCCCTTTGAAGAAAGCCCTAAAAACTATGAAGAAAACCTTATTTTTCCTACAGATTCTTCTAAAGGCATAGATAGTTTCACTAATTTGAAAGAAAAAGACATAACCACGAATGAAAACAGGCTTTTAAGAACCATTACAGCGGATAAAATGATACCAGCCTTTTTAATCACGCCCATTTCTAGTCAAATCGCTGGTAAAGTCATCGCCCAAGTAGAGAGCGATATTTTTGCAAACATGGGAAAGGCTGTTTTAATTCCTAAAGGTTCTAAAGTCATAGGCTACTACAATAACAATAACAAAATGGGGGAGTATCGCCTAGATATTGTATGGACTAGAATTATCACACCCCATGGCATAAATATCATGCTCACTAACGCTAAAGGAGCGGATATTAAGGGCTATAATGGCTTAGTAGGCGAACTCATTGAAAGGAATTTCCAACGCTATGGCATGCCCTTACTTCTTTCTACGCTCACTAATGGCTTATTGATAGGCTTAACTTCCGCTTTAAACAATAAGGGCAATAAAGAAGACACAACGAATTTCTTTGGGGATTATCTCCTAATGCAAATGATAAGACAAAGTGGCACAGGTATCAATCAAGTGATTAATCAAATTTTAAGAGATAAGAGCAAAATCGCCCCCATTGTAGTGATTAGAGAAGGGAGTAGAGTATTTATCTCGCCAAATACGGACATCTTTTTTCCTATGCCAAAAAGTAATGAAGTCATCGCTGAGTTTTTGGAGTAG